Proteins encoded within one genomic window of Rubritalea squalenifaciens DSM 18772:
- a CDS encoding D-alanine--D-alanine ligase family protein → MLKDMKIAVAMGGPGSEHDVSMASGKAVLKALQDEGYDAIQLVVEGPHITVPEGVGLVFNTIHGTFGEDGQLQYELEKQNVPYTGAGSKSSELAFDKVESKVQFIHAGVPTPESEIVDCTHGLKMPEMKLPYVVKPAREGSSVGVHIVREQAEAEASIEDAARYGGQVLVEQFVEGKELTVGVLDGEAFPVVHIAPRSGFYDMSNKYPWMTGEGGTDYFCPADLDEETTRKVQEAAVAAHKALEIEVYSRVDVLLDADGNPYVLEANTIPGMTESSLLPKAAREAGYSFPALCLKIAEISLNTKR, encoded by the coding sequence ATGCTTAAGGATATGAAGATCGCGGTGGCGATGGGAGGCCCTGGCTCGGAGCATGATGTATCAATGGCATCCGGCAAGGCAGTTCTCAAAGCCCTACAAGATGAAGGTTACGATGCCATCCAGTTGGTGGTTGAAGGACCTCACATCACCGTGCCGGAAGGTGTCGGCCTGGTCTTCAATACCATCCATGGCACCTTTGGTGAGGATGGCCAGCTGCAGTATGAGCTGGAGAAGCAAAATGTTCCATACACCGGAGCTGGTTCCAAATCTAGTGAGCTCGCCTTTGATAAGGTGGAGAGCAAGGTACAATTCATCCATGCTGGCGTGCCGACTCCTGAAAGCGAGATTGTCGATTGCACTCACGGCTTAAAGATGCCTGAGATGAAGCTTCCTTACGTGGTAAAGCCGGCTCGTGAGGGGTCCAGCGTCGGTGTACACATCGTGCGTGAGCAGGCTGAGGCGGAAGCCTCCATCGAAGATGCAGCACGTTACGGCGGTCAGGTGCTGGTCGAACAATTTGTAGAAGGCAAGGAGCTGACTGTTGGTGTTCTTGATGGAGAGGCTTTCCCAGTCGTACACATCGCACCTCGCAGTGGCTTCTACGATATGAGCAATAAGTATCCTTGGATGACTGGCGAAGGTGGTACAGATTACTTTTGCCCAGCTGATCTGGATGAGGAGACCACCAGGAAGGTGCAGGAGGCTGCGGTTGCGGCTCATAAGGCATTGGAGATTGAAGTTTATTCCCGTGTTGATGTACTGTTGGACGCCGACGGTAATCCTTATGTGTTAGAGGCTAACACGATCCCGGGGATGACTGAGAGCAGTCTTCTTCCTAAAGCGGCGCGCGAGGCAGGATATTCTTTCCCGGCGCTCTGCTTGAAAATTGCAGAAATTTCCCTGAATACGAAACGATAG
- the murC gene encoding UDP-N-acetylmuramate--L-alanine ligase, producing the protein MIEELSKKLVNRNEPVKVHLIGVAGSGMSGLALLLLGMGHQVSGCDRVTTRETERMQGLGLKFYSPHTAESIVDVDLVVYSSAIKEDNVALAAARARGVQAIRRAECLAAILGTKDGVVISGTHGKTTTSAMSAHLLRRGAVNPSHYVGAEIPVLGSNAHWDEEGDLMVAEGDESDGTLALYTPKHSVVLNVEEEHLDFYSGIDHIKQVFTKLLDQTRGSVIYCKECPVATELCAPRENSISYGWSDADFVADNLKEQGGVVAFDVVRSGKLLGRVELGVPGRHNALNALAALAVAEVSGVAFADAARALSTFAGARRRFETKYLSKKWRVVDDYGHHPTELAATLQTARSLNPKRVVVLFQPHRYSRTQKLAKEFGQVLQAADRVFVTDVYPASEAPIEGVTGQTIVDSVLEQGDTRAECVGGVATAHHVVGNCLKEGDLLITLGAGNVHEAGTKISRDLAVLEELMRESEDETLQTALYEPMKKHTTMLVGGPAQFWVQPSTHQGFANAVNFCRQRGVPVRVVGRGSNLLVREGGIRGVVIHPSRGVFGDVVVEGNRVTAGAGVRFKKVASVAQKHGLTGFEWMEGIPGNVGGGLRMNAGAMGTETFDQVVDVTFLDEDGEIRTRTRSEIESFYRNVPELRRNFALCATFEGKPADADVINGKMQESSHKRRTTQPLAASAGCIFKNPELMPAGMLVDTLGFKNESVGKARVSLEHGNFIVNDGKATADEVLGLIEKIRKKAREEKAVELETEVQIIGEDDYLF; encoded by the coding sequence ATGATTGAGGAGCTGAGTAAGAAATTGGTGAACCGGAATGAACCGGTGAAGGTGCATTTGATCGGCGTGGCTGGTTCAGGAATGAGCGGCCTCGCTTTGCTTTTGTTAGGTATGGGGCATCAGGTCAGCGGTTGTGACCGTGTCACGACTCGTGAAACTGAGCGCATGCAGGGATTAGGACTTAAATTCTACAGTCCGCATACGGCAGAGAGCATTGTGGATGTGGACTTGGTGGTCTACTCCTCCGCCATTAAGGAGGATAATGTTGCTCTGGCGGCAGCGCGTGCACGTGGAGTCCAGGCTATTCGCAGGGCGGAGTGTCTGGCTGCTATCTTGGGGACCAAAGATGGAGTTGTGATTTCCGGTACTCACGGGAAGACAACCACGTCTGCGATGAGCGCGCATCTGTTGAGACGTGGAGCTGTTAATCCATCTCACTACGTAGGTGCGGAGATTCCTGTACTGGGCTCCAATGCTCATTGGGATGAAGAAGGGGACCTCATGGTGGCTGAAGGTGACGAGAGTGACGGTACGCTGGCTTTGTATACACCCAAGCATTCCGTGGTACTCAATGTGGAGGAAGAGCATCTCGATTTCTACTCAGGTATTGATCACATCAAGCAGGTCTTTACCAAGTTGCTCGATCAAACGCGCGGTAGCGTCATTTACTGTAAGGAGTGCCCGGTAGCTACCGAACTCTGTGCCCCACGAGAAAACAGTATTTCCTATGGATGGAGTGATGCTGATTTCGTGGCTGACAATCTCAAGGAGCAGGGTGGTGTCGTCGCTTTTGACGTGGTTAGAAGTGGTAAATTGCTCGGGCGCGTGGAGCTGGGAGTGCCCGGCAGGCACAATGCGCTCAATGCACTGGCTGCACTGGCCGTTGCCGAGGTGAGTGGGGTGGCCTTTGCTGATGCTGCAAGAGCGTTGTCCACCTTTGCAGGAGCCAGACGAAGGTTTGAGACCAAGTATCTCAGCAAGAAATGGCGTGTGGTGGACGACTACGGTCATCACCCGACCGAACTGGCTGCGACCTTGCAGACGGCTCGCTCGCTCAACCCTAAGCGTGTCGTGGTGCTATTCCAGCCTCACCGCTACAGCCGCACGCAAAAGCTGGCCAAGGAGTTTGGTCAGGTGCTGCAGGCCGCGGATCGCGTCTTTGTCACGGATGTTTATCCTGCCAGTGAAGCTCCTATTGAAGGGGTGACTGGGCAGACGATTGTGGATTCGGTGCTCGAGCAAGGAGACACCAGAGCCGAGTGTGTAGGAGGGGTAGCAACAGCCCACCATGTGGTCGGAAACTGCCTCAAAGAAGGTGATCTCTTGATCACTTTGGGAGCAGGGAATGTGCATGAAGCTGGCACGAAAATTTCCCGAGACTTGGCTGTGCTAGAGGAATTGATGCGCGAGTCCGAGGATGAAACCTTACAGACCGCACTGTATGAACCGATGAAGAAGCATACCACGATGCTGGTAGGCGGACCTGCTCAGTTCTGGGTACAGCCGAGTACGCATCAGGGATTTGCGAATGCGGTCAATTTCTGCCGCCAGCGCGGTGTTCCTGTGCGTGTAGTGGGCAGGGGGTCCAATCTGTTGGTTAGAGAGGGCGGTATTCGCGGTGTGGTGATTCACCCATCGCGCGGAGTCTTCGGTGACGTCGTCGTAGAAGGAAATCGAGTGACAGCAGGTGCTGGTGTTCGTTTCAAAAAAGTGGCCAGTGTCGCTCAAAAGCACGGGCTGACAGGTTTTGAATGGATGGAAGGAATTCCCGGCAATGTAGGTGGCGGACTGCGTATGAATGCGGGGGCCATGGGAACAGAAACCTTCGATCAGGTGGTTGATGTTACCTTCCTTGATGAGGATGGTGAGATCCGTACGCGCACCCGTTCTGAAATCGAGTCTTTCTATCGCAATGTTCCTGAACTTCGCAGGAACTTCGCGCTCTGTGCCACCTTTGAGGGCAAACCGGCCGACGCTGATGTGATCAATGGCAAGATGCAGGAGTCTAGCCATAAGCGCCGCACTACCCAACCATTAGCTGCCAGTGCAGGCTGCATTTTCAAGAACCCTGAGCTGATGCCAGCAGGCATGCTCGTAGACACTCTTGGATTTAAGAATGAGAGTGTTGGTAAAGCTCGAGTCTCTCTAGAGCATGGCAATTTCATCGTCAACGATGGTAAAGCTACCGCCGACGAAGTCCTTGGCTTGATCGAAAAAATTCGCAAGAAAGCCAGAGAGGAAAAAGCGGTCGAGCTGGAAACTGAGGTGCAGATTATCGGTGAAGATGATTACCTCTTCTAG
- a CDS encoding metallophosphoesterase, giving the protein MPDTQNYFTVIREGGPDLFTNQTEWIRDHVKKENIVFVTHVGDVILDRKVLWEDAGKAMSLLDGAVPYSVTFGNHDGGAPGTFTSARYKDYPWYLGGSDDSMAHAQQFRAEGISFLHLNLPHNPKPKHLDWAKGMLEKFKGKPTIISTHGYMADNSKGRSGNGNRIWNTLIDPYPQVFMTCNGHDWVSRHEVDTTSKGRKVLQIQSNWQQSMNGGNGFLQRVVFEPEKNQIRVETYSPFIDAYHTDYSGAFAYRAKFSKSGIEIGEELVAPMKTWSGKGQEGKWSDGGNWGGDAPQKGDLLVFGAQASGALQNDLASGTSFAGVVFQPGRFSGKYAFSGNAITLTGDVVNMGTYGPKGARSGPKWDLPIKLEGDRQFNTGDWDMVINGEISGDGSLTKTHGRDYFRGSYDGRVYIGDLYLTQENSYTGNTRVTGGALVLEHAESQNIISGSPVITVDFNCLLKVDGLREGTFVLAQGQTLRGHGKVLGKLNAGKETTVYPGRDKVVGSLLIKGDVSLAADSLLNIRMAGSSPEQTDSVQVEGTVKLDGATLNLAGIDGYKPKSGDHLVIIQNDGDEAISGQFVSGAGSQLNSGTTLPEGATISRNFLGSGRAAKISYKGGDGNDVSIAVQ; this is encoded by the coding sequence ATGCCGGATACTCAAAACTACTTTACCGTGATTCGTGAGGGCGGTCCTGACTTGTTCACGAATCAGACGGAGTGGATACGTGACCATGTGAAGAAAGAGAACATCGTATTTGTGACTCACGTCGGTGACGTCATTTTGGATCGCAAGGTGTTGTGGGAAGATGCAGGCAAGGCGATGTCTCTGCTTGATGGAGCCGTTCCCTACAGTGTGACTTTTGGGAATCATGATGGAGGTGCTCCGGGAACATTTACTTCAGCACGCTACAAGGACTACCCATGGTACCTAGGTGGCAGTGATGACAGCATGGCTCATGCTCAGCAGTTCAGAGCTGAGGGCATAAGCTTTCTTCATCTCAATCTGCCGCATAACCCCAAGCCCAAGCATCTCGATTGGGCCAAGGGCATGCTGGAGAAGTTTAAAGGGAAGCCAACCATCATCTCCACCCACGGTTACATGGCGGACAACAGCAAAGGGAGAAGTGGAAATGGAAACCGAATCTGGAATACTTTGATCGATCCATACCCGCAGGTATTTATGACCTGTAACGGTCATGATTGGGTTTCACGGCATGAAGTGGATACCACCTCGAAAGGGCGGAAGGTCTTACAAATCCAGAGTAACTGGCAGCAGAGCATGAATGGCGGAAATGGCTTCCTGCAGAGAGTGGTTTTTGAGCCAGAGAAGAATCAAATCAGGGTGGAGACCTATTCGCCCTTCATTGATGCCTACCACACAGACTACTCGGGGGCATTCGCTTACCGCGCGAAGTTCAGCAAGAGTGGGATCGAGATTGGTGAAGAGCTAGTGGCCCCCATGAAAACCTGGTCAGGTAAGGGGCAAGAAGGAAAGTGGAGTGATGGGGGAAACTGGGGTGGAGATGCCCCTCAAAAAGGTGATCTGTTAGTCTTCGGGGCGCAAGCTAGTGGTGCCCTGCAAAATGATTTGGCGAGCGGTACCAGCTTCGCTGGAGTGGTTTTTCAGCCTGGAAGGTTCTCAGGGAAGTATGCATTCTCTGGTAATGCCATCACTCTAACAGGTGATGTGGTGAATATGGGGACCTACGGGCCAAAGGGTGCTCGCAGTGGTCCCAAGTGGGATCTGCCTATCAAGCTAGAGGGAGACAGGCAGTTCAACACAGGTGACTGGGATATGGTCATTAACGGGGAGATCAGTGGGGATGGATCCCTGACCAAGACACATGGACGCGATTACTTCCGTGGTTCTTATGATGGTCGAGTTTATATCGGTGATTTGTATCTCACGCAGGAGAATAGCTATACAGGAAATACCCGGGTGACAGGTGGAGCTCTGGTGCTAGAGCATGCTGAATCCCAAAATATCATTTCGGGATCTCCAGTCATCACCGTTGATTTTAACTGTTTGCTTAAAGTCGATGGATTGAGAGAGGGGACTTTTGTCTTGGCTCAAGGCCAGACATTACGGGGGCATGGAAAAGTACTGGGTAAGCTCAATGCTGGTAAGGAGACTACCGTTTATCCCGGGCGTGACAAGGTCGTCGGAAGTCTTCTTATCAAGGGAGACGTGTCTCTTGCAGCAGATTCCTTGCTGAATATCAGAATGGCAGGCAGCAGTCCTGAGCAGACTGATTCTGTGCAGGTCGAGGGAACGGTCAAGTTGGATGGTGCTACATTGAATTTAGCGGGTATTGATGGCTATAAGCCGAAGTCAGGAGATCACTTGGTCATTATTCAAAATGACGGTGATGAGGCGATCAGTGGCCAGTTTGTGAGTGGAGCTGGCTCCCAGCTGAATTCTGGAACCACACTGCCCGAAGGCGCGACGATTAGCCGCAACTTCCTGGGGAGTGGAAGAGCGGCGAAGATAAGTTACAAGGGCGGTGATGGGAATGATGTGAGCATTGCTGTGCAGTAA
- a CDS encoding LamG-like jellyroll fold domain-containing protein: MKIKHTHLVEPLAALAMCSMTTGLSAADPFEVVIIPDSQHYSHFMDDGGPDLFTHQTSWIRDNVTNSNIAFVTHVGDVIHDNTGLWPYASQAMSPLDGAVPYSVTFGNHDNGEPGPFASSRYQSYPWYIGASSDNLAHAQTFTAGGITFLHINVPHDANNAQLTWAQSIITANPGKPTIITTHGYMADNTFGRATRGENIWTTLVEPNTQVFMTCNGHDWVSRHEVDTTNDGRKILQIQSNWQQVINGGNGLLQRVVFDPDNSKITVKTYSPFLDLYHTDYSGEFSYSATMSSSAVVIGNELGAPKRTWDDGAKKNDNWQDAANWDGTAPSAGDRLFFGATGSGSSVNDFTAGTAFSGIVFNPGTFSNGYTLSGNKVNLTGDIVNMGTYGSGAGSGPKINFPIELIGDRQFNTGDWDMTVNGVISGTGSLTKTHGRDYFRGSYDGGVNIGDLYLTQVNTYTGDTRVSGGALILDNNSSNNLMPSSPNITLDLNAVLRVVDLQNGTFNLVSGQTLRGSGKVSGHTTASSGSTLAPGNGTQTGRLNLFGDLAMSSGSSLDLELAGKDDGSYDQTSIQGTVNLGSATLNLTSLAGYTPAIGDQLIILQNDGVDAISGTFTSGSGSDLTLGTALGEGVAVSTNFLGSGYTARISYAGGDGNDVSIVVLPPPGAPVFITDPIVKTGAEPGTAFVASIAGSSLDGDGDTLTYSKVSGPSWLTVSSNGDLSGTPGAGDAGTSVQFTVQVSDGNGGSDTALLQVDVLPLVGLWKFDDPADLAKASIGQDLVLTGTDQAVAGFDAGDGAARIGVGSHYALANTIGANGGGSYTNEYTLVFDVSYPASSENSWMSFFQTAPNNGNDADCFVRGSQGTIGVSGTGYSSWVLPKETWARIFVSVDNGSFYRIYANGSQILNGSIQSVDGTYALESTLLLFADNNGEDNAMDVTSVRLFDRALTAAECAALGGVPSSTSSSDSDGDGLDDSWEITHFGSLAVSDGTGDADSDGLADLEEFTLGTNPNAADSDGDGYGDALEVAVGTDPQDNQDQPAAAYAGLVGWWKFDDAQDLTKAALGQDLGLVGSHQTATGYGPGDGAARIGVGSHYQMTHGIGANGGGSYTNEYTLVLDIRYPASSANTWMSLFQTASSNANDGDCFIRNSNGTIGLSATGYSSWSLASDTWVRLVVSVDNGSSYKIYADGTQILNGSTQTVDGRFSLESVLLLFADNNGEDNPIDVTSVRIYDRALNATEAANLGDVEGF, translated from the coding sequence ATGAAAATAAAACACACACATTTGGTGGAGCCATTAGCTGCATTGGCAATGTGCTCCATGACTACAGGATTGTCTGCTGCTGACCCCTTTGAGGTCGTTATCATTCCGGATAGTCAGCATTATTCGCATTTTATGGATGATGGTGGGCCGGATTTGTTTACCCATCAGACTTCCTGGATTCGCGATAATGTGACTAACAGTAACATCGCATTCGTGACTCATGTGGGAGACGTGATTCATGATAATACCGGACTCTGGCCATATGCCAGTCAGGCCATGTCTCCTCTGGATGGAGCTGTTCCCTACAGCGTTACCTTCGGTAACCATGACAATGGTGAGCCCGGTCCATTTGCATCGAGCCGCTATCAATCGTACCCATGGTACATAGGTGCGAGTAGTGATAATCTGGCTCATGCCCAGACCTTCACGGCAGGAGGGATTACCTTTCTGCATATCAATGTACCACACGATGCGAACAATGCGCAGCTGACCTGGGCTCAGAGCATCATCACGGCTAATCCAGGTAAGCCGACCATCATCACAACCCATGGCTATATGGCGGATAATACCTTTGGCCGTGCTACACGTGGTGAGAACATCTGGACGACTTTGGTGGAGCCTAATACGCAGGTGTTTATGACCTGTAATGGGCATGACTGGGTATCTCGTCACGAAGTGGATACTACGAATGACGGTAGAAAAATCCTCCAGATTCAGAGTAACTGGCAGCAAGTCATCAACGGTGGTAATGGCTTGTTACAGCGGGTTGTATTCGACCCAGATAATAGCAAGATCACGGTGAAGACCTATTCGCCTTTCTTGGATTTATATCATACCGACTATTCGGGTGAGTTCAGTTACTCAGCCACAATGAGCAGTTCTGCGGTGGTGATTGGCAATGAACTGGGTGCGCCCAAGCGTACCTGGGATGATGGCGCCAAGAAAAACGACAACTGGCAAGACGCCGCAAACTGGGATGGTACTGCACCGTCTGCCGGGGATAGACTATTCTTTGGAGCGACTGGGAGTGGAAGCTCAGTGAATGACTTTACTGCGGGAACCGCATTCTCAGGAATCGTCTTCAATCCCGGGACTTTCTCTAACGGCTACACGCTTTCAGGAAATAAGGTCAACCTTACTGGGGACATCGTCAATATGGGAACCTATGGCTCCGGAGCAGGTTCCGGTCCAAAGATTAACTTTCCGATTGAGCTGATCGGTGACCGCCAGTTTAACACGGGTGACTGGGATATGACCGTGAATGGTGTAATCAGTGGCACTGGGTCACTGACTAAAACGCACGGACGAGATTACTTTCGCGGGTCTTACGATGGCGGAGTCAACATTGGTGACCTGTATCTGACTCAGGTGAATACCTACACAGGTGACACCAGAGTGAGTGGCGGAGCGCTGATTCTGGACAACAATAGTTCGAATAACCTCATGCCCTCATCGCCCAATATCACATTGGATTTGAATGCGGTATTGAGAGTCGTTGACCTGCAGAATGGTACCTTTAACTTGGTCTCAGGCCAGACCCTTAGAGGGTCAGGAAAGGTCTCCGGTCATACCACGGCATCCAGTGGATCTACCCTGGCTCCGGGAAATGGTACTCAAACTGGACGCCTGAATCTATTTGGTGATTTGGCAATGAGTTCAGGTTCTTCATTGGATCTCGAGCTGGCAGGCAAGGATGATGGTAGTTATGATCAAACCTCGATTCAGGGAACGGTGAATCTGGGGAGCGCTACCTTGAACCTCACCAGTCTTGCAGGCTATACACCAGCGATCGGTGATCAGTTGATCATTTTACAGAACGATGGAGTGGATGCGATTAGTGGAACCTTTACGAGTGGCAGTGGCTCCGACCTCACTCTGGGGACCGCGCTGGGTGAAGGTGTAGCAGTCAGCACCAATTTCCTGGGTAGTGGATACACCGCGCGTATCAGCTATGCGGGAGGCGATGGGAATGATGTGAGCATCGTTGTGCTTCCGCCTCCTGGAGCTCCAGTCTTTATCACTGATCCTATCGTGAAGACAGGAGCTGAACCTGGCACGGCCTTTGTTGCCTCTATTGCTGGCAGCTCTCTGGACGGTGACGGTGATACTCTAACCTACAGTAAGGTGAGTGGACCGTCTTGGTTGACTGTTTCTTCCAATGGCGATCTTTCGGGCACGCCTGGCGCTGGCGATGCTGGGACAAGCGTGCAGTTTACGGTACAAGTTTCCGATGGCAATGGAGGGAGTGATACGGCATTACTTCAGGTCGATGTTTTGCCTCTGGTTGGTCTTTGGAAGTTTGATGATCCGGCTGATTTAGCTAAAGCCAGTATCGGTCAGGACTTAGTGCTCACAGGAACAGATCAAGCTGTCGCAGGCTTTGATGCTGGTGATGGCGCCGCGAGAATTGGTGTGGGCAGTCATTATGCTCTTGCCAATACCATTGGAGCCAATGGTGGTGGTAGCTATACCAATGAATATACCTTGGTCTTTGATGTCAGCTATCCGGCCAGTAGCGAAAATAGCTGGATGAGTTTCTTCCAAACAGCACCTAACAATGGAAATGATGCGGACTGCTTTGTTCGCGGTTCTCAGGGAACGATTGGTGTTTCAGGCACTGGCTATAGTAGCTGGGTATTGCCTAAAGAGACCTGGGCTCGAATTTTTGTCAGTGTTGATAACGGTTCCTTCTATCGAATCTATGCCAATGGAAGTCAGATCCTTAATGGATCAATCCAGAGTGTGGATGGAACCTATGCGCTGGAGTCGACGCTTCTTCTGTTCGCAGATAACAATGGTGAAGATAACGCGATGGATGTGACCTCGGTGCGTCTGTTTGATCGTGCTTTGACTGCTGCTGAGTGTGCGGCTCTGGGTGGAGTGCCTAGTTCAACCAGCTCTTCGGACTCGGATGGTGACGGCCTCGATGATAGCTGGGAAATTACTCATTTCGGTAGTCTTGCTGTCTCTGATGGAACTGGGGATGCGGATAGTGATGGATTGGCAGATCTGGAGGAGTTTACCCTAGGGACTAATCCGAATGCAGCCGATAGTGATGGTGACGGCTACGGCGACGCACTAGAAGTGGCTGTAGGAACAGATCCACAGGATAACCAAGACCAGCCGGCTGCTGCTTATGCGGGACTTGTTGGTTGGTGGAAGTTCGATGATGCTCAGGATCTCACCAAGGCGGCACTGGGTCAGGACTTGGGATTAGTGGGTAGTCACCAGACGGCCACTGGTTATGGTCCCGGTGATGGGGCCGCTCGTATCGGAGTGGGTAGTCACTATCAAATGACGCATGGCATCGGAGCCAATGGTGGAGGTAGTTATACCAATGAGTACACCTTGGTTCTGGATATTCGTTATCCAGCTAGCAGTGCCAATACTTGGATGAGTCTGTTCCAGACTGCTTCCAGTAATGCTAACGATGGGGACTGCTTCATCAGGAACTCAAATGGCACCATCGGCCTCTCCGCTACAGGTTATAGTAGTTGGTCGCTGGCGTCTGATACCTGGGTGAGGCTCGTCGTTTCCGTGGACAATGGTTCTTCCTACAAGATCTATGCTGATGGAACTCAGATTCTCAATGGATCTACCCAGACGGTAGACGGTAGATTTTCACTGGAATCTGTGCTGCTCCTGTTTGCAGATAACAACGGTGAAGACAACCCGATTGATGTGACCTCGGTCAGAATTTATGATCGGGCGCTAAATGCCACAGAGGCTGCTAATCTCGGTGATGTAGAAGGCTTCTAA
- a CDS encoding DASS family sodium-coupled anion symporter gives MKKSSHHHSDQEPKYITEAKDSWLRSQYPAEDVDRTDMFKPFWRRKRTWLVLLAVMLSALCYFFLPLDKEALSEDGLEPEMVRRGLSVFVLIAALWLTEAMSLAATALLVPVVAALFGLSPMENTLKSFAHPLIFLFLGGFALASAMAYQGIDRWIAGKLIRLGGGGFVPVALLMFSGTALLSMWMSNTATAAMMVPLVIGVLRQLPKEAIKHKGNAYFMLLGVAYSASIGGMGSLVGSPPNGIAASALGVSFLGWLKVGLPAVLLLLPLMWLVLFSLCKPTRGVRVEFPEEKFRFNKQRVTMLVLFAFTALGWVFSRQLGTLVGVAKGMDTMVALLAIFLLLFLRVVRWRDIEKGSDWGVLLLFGGGIALSGVLGSSGASAFLAGQLESLVRQWPALALALAVTLFVIFLTELSSNTASAALLVPIFMTVATDIGLEASALVVPLALAASCAFMLPVATPPNAIIFATKKVPQREMMKVGLVLNIVFALALAVYAKLWLM, from the coding sequence GTGAAGAAGTCCTCTCATCACCATTCCGATCAGGAGCCCAAATATATTACCGAGGCCAAGGATTCCTGGTTGAGGTCCCAGTACCCGGCTGAGGATGTGGACAGGACGGACATGTTTAAGCCTTTCTGGCGCCGGAAGAGAACTTGGCTGGTTCTGCTTGCCGTGATGCTTTCTGCTTTGTGTTACTTTTTTCTTCCTCTGGATAAAGAGGCTCTCTCTGAAGACGGGCTGGAGCCAGAGATGGTGCGCAGAGGTTTGTCGGTTTTTGTACTGATCGCCGCCCTGTGGTTGACCGAAGCGATGTCGCTGGCGGCGACTGCCTTGCTGGTTCCGGTGGTAGCCGCCTTGTTCGGTCTCTCACCCATGGAGAACACACTGAAGAGTTTTGCGCATCCCCTGATCTTTCTTTTCTTGGGAGGCTTCGCTTTGGCTTCAGCCATGGCCTATCAGGGGATCGACCGTTGGATAGCGGGAAAGTTAATTCGGCTAGGAGGCGGTGGTTTTGTCCCGGTTGCTTTGCTGATGTTTTCTGGAACTGCTTTGCTGTCGATGTGGATGAGCAATACCGCGACGGCTGCCATGATGGTTCCGCTGGTGATTGGAGTCTTGCGGCAATTGCCCAAGGAGGCGATTAAGCACAAGGGGAATGCCTATTTCATGCTGCTCGGAGTGGCTTATTCCGCCTCTATAGGTGGGATGGGGAGCTTAGTTGGGTCACCGCCTAATGGGATTGCGGCGAGTGCGCTAGGGGTGAGCTTTCTGGGCTGGCTCAAAGTAGGTTTGCCCGCGGTCCTTCTCCTGTTGCCTCTGATGTGGTTGGTGTTGTTTAGCCTGTGCAAACCTACGCGTGGAGTGAGGGTGGAATTCCCGGAGGAGAAATTCCGCTTTAACAAGCAACGGGTGACGATGTTGGTCTTGTTTGCCTTCACTGCCTTAGGCTGGGTCTTCAGCCGCCAGTTAGGGACTTTGGTTGGCGTAGCCAAGGGGATGGATACAATGGTGGCCTTACTGGCTATCTTCCTGCTTCTCTTTCTTCGTGTGGTGCGATGGCGGGATATCGAGAAAGGTTCGGACTGGGGAGTACTCTTGCTCTTTGGTGGAGGTATTGCGCTCTCGGGAGTGTTGGGTAGCTCGGGCGCCAGTGCCTTTTTGGCTGGGCAATTGGAAAGTTTGGTCAGACAGTGGCCCGCCTTGGCATTGGCCCTGGCCGTGACCTTGTTCGTCATCTTTCTTACCGAGCTTTCCAGTAATACGGCATCAGCAGCCTTGTTGGTGCCGATTTTTATGACGGTGGCGACGGACATCGGATTGGAAGCTTCAGCCTTGGTCGTACCTCTGGCTCTGGCTGCTTCCTGTGCCTTCATGCTGCCCGTGGCGACTCCGCCGAATGCCATTATCTTCGCCACTAAAAAGGTTCCTCAGCGGGAAATGATGAAAGTGGGACTGGTGCTGAATATTGTTTTCGCTCTCGCCTTGGCGGTCTATGCCAAGCTCTGGCTCATGTGA